ttattgtGGTCGTGTCGCTGCCTGGTGTTGTCTGGGGATGGGGCTGaaccggggtggggggatgcCAGCACCCCCACGCTTTCCGGCCGcagaggttggggggggggggagggggcgggccGAAGCACGGCCCCCGCCGTCTCCCGGGAGGGGCGGGACCGGGGCGGCTCccaggcggggcgggggcggggctcCTCCCTCCCGCCAGCCGCATTCGCCGCCGCAGCGAGACGAGgtgagcggggctggggggcgcGGCTGGCTCCGGGCAGCCGcaatggggaggggaaggggtggCTGCAGCCCGGGAGTACCGCTCCTGCCGCGGGGGCCCGCCGGTCCTCCAGCCCCGGGACCTGAGCTCGGTGCCCGGTCGGGGCCGCCCCGGGGTCTGAGCTGCCCATCCCCTGCCCGAGGCCGCCGGCAGATGCCCGGGGCCGGAGCTCTCCCTTCGACAGGGGAAGGGCTGAGTGATGcggcaggctgcagcagctgccataTCTGTGGCGTTTCCGAGGCCGAGCCAGGGCCGAGTGGCTCCTCACCCGACCCTTTGGTCGGCCGTGCCATCCTCCCTTGGCCAGGACCTCCCCGGCTGAGGTTTCAAGGGCGTTCCCTCCTTGACGGCATCTCTGAGACCCTGCCGACCCTCGAGACCCGGCAGAGGGAATTCAGCCCTGCCGCTGCAGCTGCCTGGACTGGCCGGAGCTTCCTTGGACCACGCTCAGGTCGTGTTCCGCGGATCAGCCGCTGGCTCACcagcgactggctgcagcccctcccTGGCTGGACGGGCCCGAGTTCAgtggggagctgtggggcagccccTCTCGGCTGGGTGTATTCCCGTTTCTGAACCCACAGGCCCTTGTGCTGGTCCCCTGCAGCCGGCCCTTCCTTGCTCGGTGGCTGCCGCAAGGTCACTGCCATCCCTCTTGCCCTGTTTGTTCCTCTCCAGGTTTGTGCTGCTGCGTTCTCCCCTGCCAACTGAAAGGGTGTTTGATGTTTGCAGGGAGCTGGATGGTCTGAAGAGGGGAGCTCTGGGGCTCTCTGAGGAGCCCTGGCACTACCAGTGAGACAGCATCATGCTGGCTCCGAAGAAAGGCCTACTGTGCAACCTCAACCACATCCATCTGCAGCACATCTCCCTGGGGCTGCACCTCTCCCGGCACCCAGAGCTGCAAGAGAACTCTGGCTCCATGGGTGGAGGAGACCAGACTGGCTGCAGCGACTCTCCAGAGAACTATGACCAAGTGGATGCCAATTCTAATAATCCCTCCTTGAAATGCCAGTGTTGCGAGTGTCACACTCAGCAGCCGGTGACGTTGGGTCTCCAGAACCAGGCAGCTCAAGAGGATTTCCCCTGCCTGcatgctggggaggaggaggtggcttCCCCTTGTGATGCCCCTTGTGATctggcttcctcctcctcctctgtcagCAGCTGCTCGGATTTCAGCTTGGATGACTCCCCAGTCTCCGTGTACTGCAAGGCGTTCTCCAGAGAAGAGTCCCAATCCCCTGAAAATCAGCCCACCATCAGTCCTACAGAAGATGCCCAGGATGGCAAGTCACTGGATGACCAGGGTAGGACAGGTGATGGAAGAGATGCCAACCTCAACCCCCTGGTGCTCCAGGGACCAGACACCCTGGCTGGAGAGAGCCCGGacagcctctgcagcagcagcttgcttGACTCCCAGTGTGATGAGACCTCTCCCAGCACGGCAGCACAGGCGACCACCAGCATCTGCACCGACCTAGACCCTAACTGCAACCCCCTCCCTGACCCCGATGCTGTGCCTCCAGCTCCACCAGCACCAGGACGGTGGGATCCCAGCCCGAGCAGAGCTCCTGAGCTGCAGCCCCGGGCTGGCAGCCTCCCCCCGCCTgtgcccccccggccccggagaTGGCTGCAGGTTCTCAGTGggcacagagcacagcagccgCTCTTGCCTGCACGGCCGGCAGAGCCGGAGCCTGGCTCAGGTGACCTCGTCAGAGACGCGGGCAAGAAGACCATCACCTCCTTTCATGAGCTTgcccagaagaggaagaggaacgCCACGGGGCTCACTCTTGCCCAGGCCAGAGCTGACCGGAGCGACTGGCTGATTGTATTCTCACCTGACACGGAGCTGCCACCCCCCAGCGAGCTCCTCTCCAGCGCCGTGGGCCAGGagccagcctggccccagctCCAGCACGACTGGCCAGCCAGACCTGCCAGCTCCAGGCAGAGAGAGGTGACAACGTTCAAGGAGCTGCGGTACCGCAGCGCCTCCAACAAGCCCAAGAGCCAGCCACCTGGGGAGTGGGCAGAGCCAGTGCCAACTCAGCACCCCTCTGCACCCCTTGAGACGGCCATAGGCAGCGAGGGCTTAGGCTGGGTGCCACCCGTGCCTCTGGGTGGACAGTTGATGGCATCTATGGACAGCCACCAGCTGAAGAGGAGGAGATCCCGACCAGGACTGCAGCCCATTGCGGAGGGGCAGCCGGGGGATGCAGAGGAAGGGGGGCTGCCACCACAAAGCTGTCTTCCAGGAGAGAAGGGGCTGGGCTCTGGCTGCGATAAAGATGTCCTGGTTCGGAGGCTTGGGAGTCCTGGTGGGGACCCCTGGGTGCCAGGGACGGTCGAGAGAGGAGAAGAGACCGGCAGGGAGGGTAAGAGTTTGGGTCCCTTCCAAGCTGGGTGCAGGAGTGTCACCCTTTAGGGGACTgagcggggcaggggggaccTGCAGGCTCTGGCACAGCGGCCACGTCTGAGGCTGCAGGACTTGGGGGGGCAGCCGGTTGCGGAGGCAGTGGGTGCATGTCGCGGCTGCATGCCGAGCCGGCCTGCTCCTTGCTGGCTGGCAAGATGGTTTCTGTGCCCCTCGAGCActctgtgccaggcagggccGAGGGGCCGCTGCTGCCCTCCGCTTCTTGCGCGCGTGGGTTCTCCCCCCTCCACATCTCCGGCTGCGCTCGGGTGGGACCCCTGAGCGTCCCCCCAGTCCcttggggctgccctggcctgTCCCGGCTGCCCAGGGCCGGGCTGGCCCCGCCGAGGCGGCACCTCCTCACCCCGCCCGGCCCACGGGCTCCCTCCGAGCCCTTCCTCTTCCCCGTCCTtccccgccgcggggcccgacccgccccgccccgcccgctgCCCTTCGCCCCGCCGCTGCCTCCGGTTCCATGGCCGAGCGCGAcccggccggccccggccccggcgctgccggcggtgagtggggccggggcggcggggcgggctcCTTGCGGCCTCCCGCGGCGACCTCGGGCCTCgcttccccgccgcccccctcaCGCCCCTACGCCGGGGCAGCGCCTCACCGGCCGCGGGGGAGCCCGGGCGGGGCCCCGCGGGCCGCGCCTGactccgccgccccccccccccccttccccggctcTCTCCAGCCAGCCCCTCGCCGTCCGCCGCTGGAACCGCCCCGGGAGCAGCCCGGCCTGGCGGGGGGAGCACGGAGGgagcccgccgcccccggggaGAGCAGAAGAAAGGTAACGGCCCCGCGgtgccggccccgccgcccacCCTCGGGGCCGAACGGCCGCTGGGCCGGGGCGGTTTCCCCCTCCGGAGCCTCTGCCCGGTCCGGCCCGTCCTCGCCGAGCGGGGCTCCGGGAGGCGGCAGGGGcttggcgggggcgggggggaggtgaggggctcggccccggggcgggggtgggCGGTGGGCCTGGCCGGTGTTTTGGGCGCGGGcacgggcaggcagggctgcctgctgcagggcccggccctgcccgcctCTCGGCAGATGGGGCTGTCGAGCCGGAGAACGGGGGTGGGGTTGCCCCGGCATCT
This genomic interval from Buteo buteo chromosome 11, bButBut1.hap1.1, whole genome shotgun sequence contains the following:
- the RUSC1 gene encoding AP-4 complex accessory subunit RUSC1 isoform X2, which codes for MLAPKKGLLCNLNHIHLQHISLGLHLSRHPELQENSGSMGGGDQTGCSDSPENYDQVDANSNNPSLKCQCCECHTQQPVTLGLQNQAAQEDFPCLHAGEEEVASPCDAPCDLASSSSSVSSCSDFSLDDSPVSVYCKAFSREESQSPENQPTISPTEDAQDGKSLDDQGRTGDGRDANLNPLVLQGPDTLAGESPDSLCSSSLLDSQCDETSPSTAAQATTSICTDLDPNCNPLPDPDAVPPAPPAPGRWDPSPSRAPELQPRAGSLPPPVPPRPRRWLQVLSGHRAQQPLLPARPAEPEPGSGDLVRDAGKKTITSFHELAQKRKRNATGLTLAQARADRSDWLIVFSPDTELPPPSELLSSAVGQEPAWPQLQHDWPARPASSRQREVTTFKELRYRSASNKPKSQPPGEWAEPVPTQHPSAPLETAIGSEGLGWVPPVPLGGQLMASMDSHQLKRRRSRPGLQPIAEGQPGDAEEGGLPPQSCLPGEKGLGSGCDKDVLVRRLGSPGGDPWVPGTVERGEETGREASPSPSAAGTAPGAARPGGGSTEGARRPRGEQKKALLIAVSTAVDKIIAHFSTARNLVQKAQLGDSRLSPDVGYLLLHTLCPALYALVEDGLKPFQKDVITGQRKNSPWRVVEASVKTGPNTRSLHSLCWHVAGLAPLNSTRQKFHAFILGLLNIKQLELWISHLQKSPGVISVLYSPTAFFALSQGPLPHLADELLLLIQPLSVLTFHIDLLFEHHHLSVDVRPLSRQLESPLSPAHHSAQARGAVQPSLEGQSNAAGASLEDEIPPDTLGRAAGAEGSRRSQSQAAVRGLVPGPQVGAALQQTFQHVLWWGDQLSRTFLGADSRPETRRPEAGPQDTGAGLSGWWGQLSQASRIYAAPSKEKFPFVWWTKLQTAVGDSSPGQTARSQTSVNEPKGTELQLLQTKAVPELSSPKPSSSADTSGTSSPEDLIPPAGAGAPTKPDDPAAEEKLLVVCPEPHANRNQAAPSDPEAGGHPGPDKGSWLGWLFGATSPSARSFPPSPDTYSARSRRPSSWLSPSACVLAVVVKGLASEKTRAQEQPERITSDSPQTHSSGAV